DNA sequence from the Methanolobus psychrophilus R15 genome:
AATTATACAGTAGAACTTAAGTCTACTGCCTCTCCTCCCTCCGTTAAAAGACAAGCTTTACAGCTATACCTTGAAGGATCTGCTGTACGGCCAAGGCGGATGTACGGTACAGCAGAATGCAACTGCTGATGCAATTGTTGTTTTTCCAACTCCACCTTTACCCATGGTGAATATCACTTCTTTGCCGGATGAACAGAGGTCATCTATAACATCCCTGAGTTTTGGGATCTGCCTGGAATTAAGCTTCTCATCACTGATGCTTGCCTTGTCTTCATACAAGAATGCCCTGACATTCTCAATGCCAATGATATTGTATGATCTAAGAGGGATCTCATACATATC
Encoded proteins:
- a CDS encoding arsenite-activated ATPase ArsA — protein: MYEIPLRSYNIIGIENVRAFLYEDKASISDEKLNSRQIPKLRDVIDDLCSSGKEVIFTMGKGGVGKTTIASAVAFCCTVHPPWPYSRSFKV